ACTAATCTTACCTTCATCCCAAACTTTAGAATTAGGTTTCCAAAGATCACTAATAATCGAACATGATCAGGTATTACATGTGTGAAAAGTAATTCTCAAGAATCAAACATGAACATACACTTGTGCGAAAAGTAATTCTCGAAACTTTTCACACGTGTGTAACACCTGATGATTCTTGATTCCAAAATAATTCAGAATTTTTTACTCTTaaaattttctaaattattttacaGTTCAGGTGCATCGGCACCCAAAGATCCGCGTGGGTATCAAACGCCAAAGATCCATGTGGGTATCAAACGCCACTATATTTGAGCACAGCGGAGCACACCATTCCGTCTAGTACATCGCAACGGCGAAGGATTCAGACCTCCTTTGGTTTTGGAGGAATTTTGTAGGATAGAATTTCTATAGAAAAATTTCGTTTACTGTTCTCTAGTTTGTAGGAATACAAATCATATTCTTATGAAGGAATTCTCTATCTCCACATTACATAGAAAAATAAACATTAGGAAGGACATATCATTTTCtattcataggatttgggatgcaTGGAATCTTAATTTTACAagtttcctattcctatgatattACTACCTTATGAAGAATTTTTCCAAGAGGTTTGAGTGGTTCCTCGGTAGGATAGTATAAAAACAAATCATTCAAAAAATCCTATAGAATTTAATCCTACAAATCAAACTATTCTTAATGATACTTTTGAACCAAAGGGTCCCATTCTAGTTTCAAACCATGTGGATTTCTCCTTTGCAAAAAGGATAATACTCAATTGGAGGATGAATGGACAAAACTCAATTGCATTAAGTTCTCGCTTATTCACCAGATTACACCGTCCAGCCAGACCCAAAAGGTAAATAACTGTGCATAAATAAGCATCAACCCCCACCCAGCATCCAGACGGAAAAAGAATGGTACATCAAGGGCAAAGCTCCCTTTGCTACAGATGTTTTTTTCTCCACCAAACAGAAGAATGAAAACTAGACATGATAACCTCTAGAGCTCAGTTTGCTGTCTGAATAATATAAAACAAGAGGGCACACAGGGCCGCGTGTATGGAACATGCCTAATCAGCACGAGACTGGCCAGCTCGGGATGACAGGATGATGCCGACAATGAGACCGTAGAGAGCGAGCGCCTctgcgaagatgaggatgaggatcATGCCGACAAACAGCTTGGGCTGTTGAGCATTTGCCCTGCAAACAATGACGTTTGATCAGAACGGGGTACAATTTCGGCAAGTTCCAATTGATCCTCCGATGTAAAGCACGCATATCAAGTCAACAGTATATAGAAGGAAAAAGAATTAAATTACATAATCGTGTACGTAGCAATTATCAGAGTCTTACCCAGGAAGCAACAAACCAGTAGAAAGGAAAGAGCTAACTAATAACATTGACAAATGCTAAACCCTTAATAAGGAATTAGAACCAGCGTAGCTTAGTTCCAAGTTTGGGAGTTCCATTTACAGATAGTTGCACGCATACATATTGCCAAAACTTAACAAACAGAGAGAATCATACTACTAACTAAACATATAGGACATCACACTAACTAATAAACTACAAAGACCAGAACAAATACAAAGTATACAGTTCAAAGAGTATCATAAATCCACAAAGGCGGTTCCACTGAAAAATGTTTTTGTCTGGTGAGCAGCATATATAAAGTAAATCCACCATAAATAGACCGACTTACACAAAATTCATGGTGAAAGAAGTAATTGACATAACAAAGGCTCATCATCTATAGTACGTAGGTGAGGGAAGAAATAGCCAGTGTCATTTTTCTATAACTCAAGATTGTTTCCTAAGATAATTGGTACAACAAGCATATCATGCCTAGAGAGAAGTGTAGTAATAATAAGAGCTCGCATATGTTCATCCTCAGATTTCAGCTTATTGATGAATTGTTAGTCTAGTCATAAACAATCTAAGAGGATTTGTGTAGAGAATAATCCATGCTGTAACTGAAATTTACTTCTGTTAAGGCTATACTGGAGTATACTGAGACAACTAAATAAATGAAACTTGAACAGCGAGCCTACAGAGATTCAAATCTCAAACAGAATCAGGCCTATGAAATTGGGTCAGAATCATCCACCTAAATGCATCCCTTCAAATGCAACACATGCGCCTGCTAGCTACTAGTACTATGTAGGCACAGGCGTGAGGGATGTGCATTAACAATGCAAATTAGTCATCAACAAACCAACATACCAGCAAAATCAGTGCGTATAACACAATAAGAGATGATAAATTGAGCTTACCTGACTCCAGCATCACCAACAATGCCGATGGCCATGCCAGCAGCAAGGCCTGCAAGGCCACAGGCGAGGCCGGACGAGAGGTGGGCGTAGCCGTCGAAGAGGTAGTAGGGCTTGGCCTTGGGGTTGATCCCGGTACTGATGATGACGGCGATAATAAGCCCGTAGATACCGAGCACTCCAGCCATGACAACGGGCACGATGGACTTCATGACGAGCTCCGGGCGCATGACTCCCATGGACGCCACGCCGACGCCGCTCTTGGCCGTCCCGTAGGCCGCTCCCATACCTGCAAGACAGGGACACGGAGAGATCTCGTCAACGATCGCAGGGACTAACCCAAGACCAAAGCGCGCGCTTCGTCTCGTCAGCTAAACGAATCGAATCTACGGAATCGAAAGACGCGCACGCTAGAAGGGACAACGCTCCGCCGATCCGGGCGGATCAGAGCTCCAACCGTGTTCCCCCAAACATATGTAAGCTACACAAAGGCTGGCAAGTTTACAAGAGATGGAAGAGGGCGTACATGAGAAGACGAGCGCCGCGGCGGCGCCGAGAAAGCCGAAGAAGGGGGCGGTCTCATCGCCGCTGAACACCGACGACATCTTcctcctgctgctactgctgcgATCGGCGCTCTGCTCGCTCGTCCACCCAAGCAAGAGCTCGAGCTTTTCTGTTGTCGCTTTGGGATTTGGTTTGGGCTTCCACGATCTGATCTGAGGAGGAGGGCGTTGGAGATTGGGCAAGAAGAAGACGGGGTGGGGCGGAATGTTTTTTACTGGACGGTTTTGCCCTCTTGATGTAGGGGCCGTGTACCCGTGGTTGCCCGGTCAGGAGGGGCACCGGTGCCCTTGTCTGGGTGGAGATTGTAGAATTGGTGTCTCACTGCTCGTGGGCCACGTGGAAGGAGCGTTGCGTGGTTGACGTTGTTCCAGCCTTTCGCGTACCCACGGGTCGTGCTCTACTCATCTACTAGTCGTCTCTGGAAGACGATTTCTGGCAAGCAGGGGTGAAGTTCGTGTACCGTGGAAAACCTTCGCTCGCGCTCATTATCTTGGGGAGGTGCACGTCCTCCACTTCAAGTTGATGGAGTCCGACACGCTCTTCATCAAGATCTTCGGGCTTTCAGGTGCTTGTCTTGGGTGCTGCGTAGAAAGCTCGAGCGACGACGAAATCTTCTCGAGCGACAGCGACGAAGAGGACACCgatggtgaagatggcggcggcgagTATCCGGTCGTCAAGTCCGAAGACGACGACTCGGACTCCGACTGAACGCTGATAGCACCGTCATCACCAGCTAGGCGTCGGCAGCACCATCCTGTCGAGCAGACTCGAGACCTTGCCGCGCCTTTCATTTGCGGTCTTATCCTTGCCTCGAGTCTGCTCGACAGGATTAGTTGCAGCTGCATTTACATCGAGTGcaaggagggcaaaaagagcgcctggGCGATGCCCTGGTCACCCTCGCCAGGACCAGAGGGACGCAGCCCGACAAGATCGGGAGGGCGGCTCCCGATAGGGAAGACGAAGCCGGAGTCCATGagcctgccggggtccagctggaggtggtggtggcgtcTAGGCGAAGCACCCCCGGCAAATCGCTCTGCCGGGGTCCAtctgcagatgatggtgctgccgacGCCTAGCTGGTGATGACGGTGCTATCAGCGTTCAGTCGGAGTCCGAGTCGTCGTCTTCGGACTTGACGACCGGATGctcgccgccgccatcttcaccatcGGTGTCCTCTTCGTCGCTGTCGCTCGAGAAGATTTCGTCGTCGCTCGAGCTTTCTACGCAGCACCCAAGACAAGCACCTGAAAGCCCGAAGATCTTGATGAAGAGCGTGTCGGACTCCATCAACTTGAAGCGGAGGACGTGCACCTCCCCTTGCCGGCTTTAAATGCAGCTGCAACTAATCCTGTCGAGCAGACTCGAGGCAAGGATAAGACCGCAAATGAAAGGCGCGGCAAGGTCTCCTCACGTGCAAGTTCCTCATACGTAGGCGTAATATAGAATGACGGGAAATTACAAATGAAACAAACTTTCGACTTATGTTTCTTTGATGTACTTCTTATCGCGTGGATAAAAAGTGGGGCCGCCAAGCGAGTGACCACCGTGATCTCATGTGCCTGaaaatagtggcgcagcttccttgaggccatgagtAGGCCAAAGAGTAACTTTTGCTCGCccgagtaccttgacctagccccctgcaataggAAGCTAACAAAGTATACTGGccgttgcaccactttcttctttgatgtAACCTGCTTCTCAGATGTTTTCCCTGGCACCACTTTTTCCTTCCCGGCATCTAGCCTTGCCGGAGAACACGTGTGCATCCCTCTGCGCAACTAGtgcaacactgaccacttgattcgtcaccgccaagtatagcaacaacgattcttgtggtttgggcgcgacTAGAGTTGGCGCAGAAGACATGTACTTTTTTCAGGTCATGCAGCGCAGctctgcttccggagtccattaCCAGACCCACCTTTTTCAGTATCTTGAAAAAAGGCAAGGCGCGCTCGGCAGACCATGAAATAAACCTACTCAGAGCTGCGACACAACCGGCAAGGCGTCGCACATCCTTGACGGTCTTGGGTGCTTGGatttgctcaatagccttgatcttgtcggggttcgcTTCAATCACATGTTGAGATACAAAGAACccacaccgaacacacacttctcggggttgagcttcatGTTGATCTTACGCGAGTTGGAGAAggtttcctccaaatcttgaatcagggtggacttgtccttggtcttgaccacaatatcatccatgtaggcttctatgTTCCTGTGTAGATGTGGCTCAAAACCGATCTGAGCTGCCCTCGCGATCATCGAACCCGCACTCtataatccgaaaggcatccgtacaaaacagtacgtgtCACATGAAGTAATGAatgtggttttctcttcatcttctttggacatgaataTCTAGTGATATCCGGAGTAGGCGTCAAGAAATGAGAGCAGATCACAGCtggcagtggagtctacaatctaGTCGATGCGCTGCAAGGGGAAAGGATCTTTTGGGCATGATTTGTTGAGGTCAGTGtaatcaatacaaagtctccatttcccattcgccttgcgcacgacaaccGGATTCGCCAACCAGgttggatgtagcactcctctgactaGGCCAGCTGCCtcgagtttcttgatctcttctgctatAAATTGTTGTCGTTCCaaggcttgctttctgaccttctgcttgacgggccgagcGTGAGGGTAGATAGCaaagtggtgctcaattacctccctgggaacgccggggatgtcagatggttgccatgcaaacacatctacATTCGCCCGCGGAAAGgcaatgagtgcgctttcctatttgctgtctaaggtggcactgatggtgaaagtaccaccagtgccttcctcccttgttggCACCTTCTTTGTCGCGTGTGGAATAGCGTTGGATCTCTTGCCAACAGAGCTTTCCGGCAAATCCTCAACGGGTGCACGGCACTCCGAGGAGGCGCGCTTCCCGAAGGCCCCGCTGGATGGCTTGCCTTTTTTTTGCTATTCTTTGACTTGGCAGGAGCTGTTGCCTTGTCGGTTTctataggatcaaaagtatgtctagagggggtgattagactacttgaccaaataaaaatctatcattttcccaattttagttgtgggcagattttagcaattagcacaagtcaagcaatcaacctacacatgcaattctaagagtatagcatcgaaatgtaaaacattgcatattaaggtaaagggaagggtttggagaaggcaaacacaatggagacatggagatttttggcatggttccgataggtggtgctatctgctacttcttgaacttgcgttggtttttcccttgaagaaggaagggtgatgcagcaaagtagagataagtatttcccccagttaagaaccaatgtatcaatccagtaggaggaacacacaagtctacaatgatagcacctacacaaacaaacaaatacttgcaccgaacgcgataaagggtttgtcaatcccttcacggttactagcaaggatgagatctgatagagataggtataaagataaataaaagtgcaaaacaaagtaaaggtaaataaattgcagcaaggtattttttttggtttttggttttgtagatctgaaaataatatgataaaaatagacccgggggccatagttttcactagaggcttctctcttgaaagacgcatacggtgggtaaacaaattactgttgagcaattgatagagaagcgcaaagttatatctaaggcaatgatcatgaatgtaggcatcacgttcgtgacaagtagaccgaaacgattctgcatctactactattactccacacatccaccgctatccagcatgcatctagtgtattaagttaacaagaacggagtaacgccttgagcgagatgacatgatgaagagggatagatccaatcaatatggtataaaccccatctttttatccttaatggcaacaatacaaatatgtgcctagCTGCCCCTTCTGtaactgggtgaggacaccgcgagattgaacccaaaacaaagcacctctcccattgcaagaaaaatcaatctagttggccaaaccaaatcaatagatcggagagaaatacaaagctatcttaatcatgcataaaagagttaagagaagactcaaataatattcatagataatctgatcataaatccacaattcatcgcatctcaacaaacgcacgcaaaagaagattacatcgaatagatctccaagaacatcgaggagaacattgtattgaagatcagagagagagagaagaagccatatagatactagctatggacccgtaggtcggtggtaaactactcacacatcatcggaagggcagcaaggttgatgtagaagccctccgtgaacgaatccccctccggcagagtaccggaaaaggccccaagatgggatctcacgaggacagaagcatacggcggcagaaaagtatttttggtatGCCCTCTagtatacggggaatatttgggtatttatggaccaaagattagggttagaagacctacgagggacccacaagcttggggggcgcCCCTAGGGTGCAGCCTCCATGCTTGTGGCCctctcgtggctcttctggcctcctcccgaagcttcctaggtgtcttctggtcctagaaaaatcgtcaaaaagtttcattccatttggactctgtttggtattgattttctgtaaaagataaaaacaaggaaaaacagcaagtggcactaggcactaggttaataggttagtcccaaaaatttatataaaatagcattataatgcatataaaacatccaagatgggtaatataatagcatggaataataaaaaattatagatacgttggagacgtatcaagcatccccaaacttaattcttgATCGTCCTTGAGTACGTAAACggtaaaaacaattttttttgatgtggaatgctacctaacatgtttatcaattTAATCTTTCTTTatgcggcatgaatattcagatccataagattcaaaacaaaagtttaatattgacataaaaacaataatacttcaagcatactccctccgtccgaaaatacttgtcatcaaaatggataaaaagggatgtatctagaactaatatacatctagatacatccccttttattcattttgatgacaattatttctggacggagggagtactaaataaagcaatcatgtcttctcaaaatatcatggctagaGAATgttttccctacaaaatcatacaatcttgtcatgctctatcttcatcacacaaagtatttatcatgcgcaaccccgatggcaagccaagcaattgtttcatacttttgacgttcttaagattttttaactctcacgcaatacatgagcatgagccatggatatagcactataggtggaatagaatatgatggcgtaggttgtgtggagaagacaaaaaaagagaaagtctcacattgacgaggctaatcaacgggctatggagatgcccatcaatttatgtcaatacaaggagtagggattgccatgcaacggatgcactagagctataagtgtatgaaagctcaaaaagaaaactaagtgggtgtgcatccaacttgcttgctcacgaagacctagggcaatttgaggaagcccatcattggaatatacaagccaagttctataatgaaaaattcccactagtaatatatgaaagtgaaaaaataggagactctctatcatgaagaacatggtgctactttgaagcacaagtgtggaaaaggatagtaacattgtcgcgtctctctttttctctcgttttttgttttttttaattttttttgggctctttggccccttttttatttatttaagtctggagtctcatcccgacttgtgggggaatcatagtctccatcatcctttcctcacataggacaatgttctaataatgatgaccatcacacttttatttacttacatctCAAGAATTACACCTTGATACTAGAATaagaatatgactctatatgaatgcctcatgcacatgattatgcaaggcaatatgacaatgatggtgtgtgtcataataaagaggaacagtggaagttgcatggcaatatgtccataataggtaggtatatggtggctgttttgaatgcctccggcggtgtaccgggatgtgcaatgaatcaagagtgacatgtatgaaagaattatgaacggtggctttgccacaagtacgatgtcaactacatgatcatgcaaagcaatatgacaatgatgagcatgtcataataaacggaacggtggaaagttgcatggcaatatatctcggaatggctatggaaatgccataataggtaggtatggtggctgttttgaggaagatataaggtggcttatgtgtgaaagagcatatcatatcacggggtttggatgcaccggcgaagtttgcaccaactctcaaggtgagaaagggcaatgcatgataccgaagatgctagcaatggtggaagggtgagagtgcgtataatccatggactcaacattagtcataaagaactcacatacttattgcaaaagtttattagccctcaaaacaaagtactaatacgcatgctcctagggggatagattggtaggaaaagaatcgctcgtccccggccgccactcataaggaagacaatcgaaaataaatcatgctctaattTCATCGCGTAAtaagagaccatacgtgcatgcttcggtaatcacaaactttaacagaaATATTCTTACTAGTCCACAAttgctcactagcatgactctaataccaccatatttatatctcgaaacaattgcaaggaatcaaacttctcatatattcaatgatcttcatgaaagtt
This window of the Triticum aestivum cultivar Chinese Spring chromosome 5D, IWGSC CS RefSeq v2.1, whole genome shotgun sequence genome carries:
- the LOC123120084 gene encoding V-type proton ATPase 16 kDa proteolipid subunit, which translates into the protein MSSVFSGDETAPFFGFLGAAAALVFSCMGAAYGTAKSGVGVASMGVMRPELVMKSIVPVVMAGVLGIYGLIIAVIISTGINPKAKPYYLFDGYAHLSSGLACGLAGLAAGMAIGIVGDAGVRANAQQPKLFVGMILILIFAEALALYGLIVGIILSSRAGQSRAD